Proteins found in one Mytilus edulis chromosome 2, xbMytEdul2.2, whole genome shotgun sequence genomic segment:
- the LOC139513040 gene encoding microtubule-associated protein 2-like isoform X5 has product MDDNLDLDSSDPFISKGHSDNGEINQSDLLNYQMANQQVPGYSDDYHGDETDDSLLHGQNQSSFIPPFTGKELIDSSLSDSNRDWEREDDMMLNQGSHDPLVKGSMNQFQPDLLNMNPLSLESKSSHEGTSFRDDFFAPNNLSEKPIAQTGYEEHVPASQPPDLLMMESSPSHTEVMEGHEQTVSTCDTDLKSCDDQDLHSQSIPHDRHEAIENDFYNEDENADHYDDEYVDSEESDYTDESMDKMEGETGLEHNVPDICDTEEKQQPVQIEDTKNALNNSVDPNIGASGITQKDSDYLRNVQFEDNIVHGQLSDEENGNMADQASQPAATNSEHLDRLKQDEKESLHSDSENEFESGTPQQISSKESNEDKIDLISDQQVLEGTIEMAKDNKDIPIESDDSDMEERSLTPDPNQSSSMETGPPFQDFVGGQSTDQVQISGLVEGTLKEESESTDDEELEQHGLVPLEQCPDSVAMTMEHTQQIDNNFVTQSEHVDQFDLQKGNILEGLSDNEEKHLEESFEQSHCLHEQQEIEKQNSFDNEDIEMESKMHHEQLNETEKIDDVVSDELEISHHQKEDLLTESTLSESNVGLEMATNPSVEPTLSDIPPSEEVQPQTLLSAETFESENQNIGEDLENKEVQETLDKDLEQVDNKPDIEYSDESEDEKDDKIQNEESGMDGSTVMEEGVTLNDKKMEESISSEGEQESIDNGSMTTYMMENSKGLQSEQEISSFEPANYSTNLQMPASQLPEAGEEASIISDEANKVQISDKNEPAQLSPDSSTDEEEIPANQMRETGMEGSFVLDEDETFDDKNFDGDNAEFVQSTPETSPEDEIPANQMREPLILDDKTFGDEKNENEQPISDDSQNNDIQANQMRESGMEGSFVLEDGETFEDNKYAGDVDEFEQSTPEISPEQEQIPQSQMRETGMEGSLVLDKGETFDDKNYDGDEGEFEQSTPEVSPEDEVPVHQMRESGMEGSLVLDEGETFDDKTYEGDQAQYEHNVDDFERTSPEISPESEQILHSQMRETGMEGSLVLDEGETFDDKNYDGDEGEFEQSTPEVSPENEVPVHQMRETGMEGSLVLDEGETFDDKNYDGDEGEFEQSTPEVSPEDEVPVHQMRESGMEGSFVLEEGKTFDDKQFESDMPEFEQSTPEVSPEEEIPANLKRETGMKGSDDEGETFEDNKAANDEAEFEQSTPEDEIQTSHLKTTGMDDSALLDENKQFNDITDEPTMQSHDLSSNQRDDLESFVGGHTIDDGSEAVNHYEESLQAKETVQEEMKPVVSIEREEPETDLHMENHDENEETTESLEPADRKTDEGHFAQDSLGQQIEEMTSPETQTDSYGEEGDVEGHLAQDSLGQQIEEMTSPETQTDSYGEEGDVEGHLAQDSLGQQKEEMTSPETQTDSYGKEGDVEGHLAQDSLGQQIEEMTSPETQTDSYGEEGDVEGHLAQDSLGKEIEEMTSPETQTDSYGEEGDVEGHLAQDSLGQHKEDVTSPETQTDSYGEEGDVESAIQSPLSQNGMLRSPSSDENAQLYVEHENEKNLMSSSLTEGFVDQDEAIQTYQPCMQNGISQNGVSHSASEEVTPEKEENEHPCFQNGISQSTSDEFTPEREKKTDFNLIKKEGKPEIVTKVETKSEVKDSIAKSEVKKKTGIMKSEVKKLEQSSPKKTLKLAKPESQKKDFTKENKKIIKDTTRKKDPLSKLPSPTKTDKRSMSACRLTNQPTRTDKSATRMPRDTTRKPRPTTTDPVQQTKQRPKSIDISRTSSLTRPTKSSLCKSRTFEKSALEGATSPTKPLRSVPKTAPSRYRITRSKKDASSDSGVEEDKSPRKTETQNKSQDDKMTRSTSAKRSTIPTMNRSLPTKSEGSPRKTAGKPTPTKTTQSKIGSLDNTKYSPGGGQVKIQSHKQDFSKVSSKIGSKDHLTHKPAGGDKKIVSQKLEWKAESKVGSLKNATYSPRGGNVKIQTEKLTWNGQSKVGSLDNASHSPGGGHVKIENKKLDFKDKAQSKVGSKDHMNHKAGGGDKKIESQKLSFKEKAQSKVGSKDNMDHKPLGGDKKIDTQKLTFKETAKPRTDTGVAPGKSRPDSGIECEKTEASV; this is encoded by the exons ATGGATGACAACCTTGACCTTGATTCTAGTGACCCTTTTATTTCAAAAGGACATAGTGACAATGGAGAAATAAATCAAAGTGACCTTTTAAATTACCAGATGGCAAATCAGCAAGTGCCTGGTTACTCGGATGATTACCATGGTGATGAGACAGACGATAGCCTTTTACATGGTCAAAACCAAAGTTCTTTCATTCCTCCTTTTACAGGGAAGGAATTAATTGATTCTAGTCTTTCAGATTCAAACAGGGATTGGGAACGAGAGGATGACATGATGCTTAACCAAGGAAGTCATGATCCTCTTGTCAAGGGTTCAATGAACCAATTTCAACCTGATCTACTTAATATGAATCCACTTTCGTTAGAATCAAAAAGTAGTCATGAAGGAACTAGTTTCAGAGATGATTTTTTTGCACCCAATAATCTTTCAGAAAAGCCAATAGCTCAAACTGGCTATGAAGAACATGTTCCTGCTTCACAACCTCCTGATCTTTTAATGATGGAGTCCTCACCTTCACATACTGAGGTCATGGAAGGTCATGAACAGACAGTTAGTACTTGTGATACAGATTTAAAGAGTTGTGATGATCAGGATTTGCACAGTCAAAGTATTCCTCATGATAGACATGAAGCAATTGAGAATGACTTTTATAATGAGGATGAAAATGCAGATCATTATGACGATGAATATGTGGATTCAGAGGAAAGTGATTATACAGATGAATCCATGGATAAAATGGAAGGTGAAACTGGTCTAGAACATAATGTTCCAGACATATGTGATACAGAAGAAAAACAACAGCCTGTTCAAATTGAAGACACTAAAAATGCTTTGAACAATAGTGTTGATCCAAATATAGGTGCATCTGGTATTACACAGAAAGATTCTGATTATTTAAGGAATGTTCAGTTTGAAGATAACATAGTACATGGTCAATTATCTGACGAAGAAAATGGAAATATGGCTGATCAAGCCAGCCAACCAGCTGCTACTAATTCAGAACATTTAGACCGCTTAAAACAAGACGAAAAGGAATCTTTGCATAGTGATTCTGAAAATGAATTTGAGTCAGGAACTCCCCAACAAATTTCTTCCAAAGAATCAAATGAGGACAAAATTGATTTGATTTCAGATCAACAAGTACTAGAAGGAACTATAGAAATGGCAAAAGATAACAAAGACATTCCCATAGAAAGTGATGATTCAGACATGGAAGAAAGGTCATTAACTCCTGATCCTAATCAATCTTCAAGTATGGAGACCGGACCTCCTTTTCAAGATTTCGTAGGAGGTCAATCGACTGATCAGGTTCAGATAAGTGGATTAGTAGAAGGTACACTAAAGGAAGAATCAGAGAGCACAGATGATGAAGAGCTAGAACAACATGGTCTAGTTCCATTGGAACAGTGTCCTGATTCTGTTGCTATGACAATGGAACACACTCAACAGattgataacaattttgtcaCTCAAAGTGAACATGTAGATCAGTTTGACCTTCAAAAAGGTAACATATTAGAAGGACTTTCAGATAACGAAGAAAAACATTTAGAAGAAAGTTTTGAACAAAGTCATTGTTTGCACGAACAGCaggaaattgaaaaacaaaattcgTTTGATAATGAGGACATTGAAATGGAAAGTAAAATGCACCATGAACAACTTAATGAAACTGAAAAGATTGATGACGTAGTTTCTGATGAACTTGAAATAAGTCATCATCAAAAAGAAGATTTGTTAACAGAATCAACTCTTTCGGAAAGCAATGTTGGCTTAGAAATGGCCACCAATCCTTCAGTGGAACCGACATTATCAGATATCCCACCTTCAGAGGAAGTTCAACCACAAACTTTGTTATCAGCTGAAAcatttgaaagtgaaaatcaAAATATAGGGGAAGATTTAGAAAACAAGGAAGTACAAGAAACATTGGATAAGGATTTGGAACAGGTGGACAATAAACCAGATATAGAATATTCTGATGAATCAGAAGATGAAAAAGatgataaaatacaaaatgaagaATCTGGAATGGATGGCTCAACTGTGATGGAGGAAGGGGTAACTTTGAATGATAAGAAAATGGAGGAATCTATTTCATCAGAAGGGGAGCAAGAATCAATAGATAATGGTTCTATGACAACCTATATGATGGAAAATAGTAAAGGTCTGCAATCAGAACAAGAAATTTCCTCATTTGAGCCTGCTAATTATTCAACAAACTTGCAGATGCCAGCTTCACAATTACCAGAAGCAGGCGAAGAAGCTTCCATTATATCAGATGAAGCAAACAAAGTTCAAATTTCAGATAAAAATGAACCTGCACAGCTTTCACCTGATAGCTCAACAGATGAGGAGGAGATTCCAGCCAATCAGATGCGAGAAACAGGTATGGAAGGATCATTTGTACTGGATGAAGATGAAACTTTCGATGATAAAAATTTTGATGGAGATAATGCAGAATTTGTACAGTCAACTCCTGAAACTTCTCCTGAAGATGAGATTCCAGCCAATCAAATGAGGGAGCCACTAATACTTGATGATAAAACATTTGGCgacgaaaaaaatgaaaatgaacagcCTATTTCTGATGATTCCCAAAATAATGATATTCAAGCCAATCAAATGAGAGAATCTGGAATGGAAGGATCATTTGTTCTGGAGGATGGAGAAACTTTTGAAGATAACAAATATGCAGGTGATGTAGATGAATTTGAACAGTCGACACCTGAAATTTCACCAGAACAAGAGCAGATTCCTCAAAGTCAGATGAGGGAAACAGGAATGGAAGGTTCTTTAGTACTCGACAAAGGAGAAACATTTGATGATAAAAATTATGATGGTGATGAGGGTGAATTTGAACAGTCAACTCCTGAAGTTTCACCAGAAGATGAGGTTCCAGTGCATCAAATGAGAGAATCGGGAATGGAAGGATCATTAGTATTAGATGAAGGAGAAACATTTGATGATAAAACATATGAAGGTGATCAAGCTCAATATGAACATAATGTAGATGACTTTGAACGGACATCTCCTGAAATTTCACCTGAATCAGAACAGATTTTACATAGTCAGATGAGAGAAACAGGAATGGAAGGTTCTTTAGTACTAGACGAAGGAGAAACATTTGATGATAAAAATTATGATGGTGATGAGGGGGAATTTGAACAGTCAACTCCTGAAGTTTCACCAGAAAATGAGGTTCCAGTGCATCAAATGAGAGAAACAGGAATGGAAGGATCTTTAGTACTAGATGAAGGAGAAACATTTGATGATAAAAATTACGATGGTGATGAGGGTGAATTTGAACAGTCAACTCCTGAAGTTTCACCAGAAGATGAGGTTCCAGTGCATCAAATGAGAGAATCAGGAATGGAAGGGTCATTTGTTCTTGAAGAAGGAAAAACTTTTGATGATAAACAGTTTGAGAGTGATATGCCTGAATTTGAACAGTCAACCCCTGAAGTTTCACCTGAAGAAGAAATTCCAGCAAATCTAAAGAGAGAGACTGGAATGAAAGGATCAGATGATGAGGGAGAAACATTTGAGGATAACAAAGCTGCAAATGATGAGGCAGAATTTGAACAGTCAACCCCAGAAGATGAAATTCAAACCAGTCATTTAAAAACTACTGGAAtggatgattctgctcttctggatgaaaataaacaatttaatgaTATAACAGATGAGCCCACCATGCAAAGCCATGATTTGTCCTCTAATCAGAGGGATGACCTTGAAAGTTTTGTTGGAGGTCATACAATAGATGATGGTTCAGAAGCAGTAAATCATTATGAGGAGTCTCTACAGGCTAAAGAAACTGTCCAAGAAGAAATGAAACCTGTAGTTTCTATAGAAAGAGAGGAACCTGAAACCGACTTGCACATGGAGAATCATGACGAAAATGAGGAAACAACAGAATCTTTAGAACCTGCTGATAGAAAAACAGATGAAGGTCATTTTGCTCAAGACAGTTTAGGTCAACAGATAGAGGAGATGACAAGTCCAGAAACACAAACTGACAGTTATGGCGAGGAAGGTGATGTTGAAGGTCATCTTGCTCAGGATAGTTTAGGTCAACAGATAGAGGAGATGACAAGTCCAGAAACACAAACTGACAGTTATGGCGAGGAAGGTGATGTTGAAGGTCATCTTGCTCAAGATAGTTTAGGTCAACAGAAAGAGGAGATGACAAGTCCAGAAACACAAACTGACAGTTATGGCAAGGAAGGTGATGTTGAAGGTCATCTTGCTCAAGATAGTTTAGGTCAACAGATAGAGGAGATGACAAGTCCAGAAACACAAACTGACAGTTATGGCGAGGAAGGTGATGTTGAAGGTCATCTTGCTCAAGATAGTTTGGGTAAAGAGATAGAGGAGATGACAAGTCCAGAAACACAAACTGACAGTTATGGCGAGGAAGGTGATGTTGAAGGTCATCTTGCTCAAGATAGTTTAGGTCAACATAAAGAGGATGTGACAAGTCCAGAAACACAAACTGACAGTTATGGTGAAGAAGGTGATGTGGAGTCTGCCATACAATCACCCCTATCTCAAAATGGTATGCTCAGGTCTCCATCTAGTGATGAAAATGCACAATTGTATGTAGAACATGAAAATGAGAAAAATCTGATGTCATCTTCTCTAACTGAAGGATTTGTTGATCAAGATGAAGCTATTCAAACATATCAGCCATGTATGCAAAATGGGATATCCCAAAATGGGGTATCTCATTCAGCTTCTGAGGAAGTCACTcctgaaaaagaagaaaatgaaCATCCCTGCTTTCAAAATGGCATATCTCAGTCAACATCAGATGAGTTCACTccagaaagagaaaaaaaaactgactttaatttaattaaaaaagaaggAAAGCCAGAAATAGTTACAAAAGTTGAAACAAAATCTGAGGTGAAGGACAGTATTGCAAAATCTGAAGTAAAGAAGAAAACTGGAATTATGAAAAGTGAAGTTAAAAAATTAGAGCAGAGTTCTccgaaaaaaactttaaaattagcAAAACCAGAAAGTCAGAAGAAAGACTTTACCAAGGAAAACAAGAAGATAATAAAAGATACCACTAGGAAGAAAGATCCATTAAGTAAACTTCCATCACCTACAAAAACTGATAAACGTAGCATGTCAGCCTGTAGATTGACAAACCAACCTACCAGAACAGATAAATCTGCAACAAGAATGCCAAGGGACACAACTCGTAAACCCAGACCTACTACAACTGATCCTGTACAGCAGACTAAACAAAGACCCAAATCAATTGACATATCAAGGACTAGTTCTCTGACTAGACCTACTAAGAGTAGTCTTTGTAAATCCCGCACTTTCGAGAAATCTGCATTGGAAGGTGCAACCAGTCCAACCAAACCGCTTAGAAGTGTTCCAAAAACAGCACCATCTAGATACAGAATTACAAGATCAAAAAAAG ATGCTTCATCAGACAGTGGTGTAGAAGAGGACAAATCACCCAGAAAGACAGAAACCCAGAACAAATCACAAGATGACAAAATGACCAGATCC ACTAGTGCTAAAAGGTCAACAATACCAACGATGAATAGAAGTCTACCTACAAAATCTGAAGGAAGTCCCAGAAAAACAGCAG GAAAACCAACACCGACAAAAACAACTCAGTCAAAGATTGGTTCCCTTGACAACACCAAGTATTCACCTGGTGGAGGACAG GTTAAAATACAGAGCCACAAGCAAGATTTCTCCAAAGTAAGCAGTAAGATAGGATCAAAGGATCATCTTACTCATAAACCTGCAGGGGGAGATAAAAAG ATTGTTTCCCAGAAGTTAGAATGGAAAGCAGAATCAAAAGTTGGTTCACTAAAAAATGCCACTTACTCACCACGTGGCGGTAACGTCAAA